The following proteins come from a genomic window of Rhodospirillales bacterium:
- a CDS encoding DUF2470 domain-containing protein, with protein sequence MTAAAAPEAEARTVMRRARSAALATLMTGADAHPYVSLVTVATDVDARPILLLSDLADHTRNLQADARASLLFENASGRANPQTGPRITVLGRIGRDDDPRLRRRFLARHPTAELYAGFADFRLYAMAVERAHFVGGFARAQWIEGRDVLLDAAASAGIAACEASAIDHMNADHVDVVRLYASRLLGRSGDDWRLAAIDPEGCDLMAGHHHARLDFEKPVADASSLRAALMELAAAARGRLVR encoded by the coding sequence ATGACTGCAGCGGCTGCGCCTGAGGCCGAGGCGCGCACGGTCATGCGCCGCGCGCGCTCCGCCGCGCTGGCCACATTGATGACCGGCGCCGACGCCCACCCCTACGTATCGCTGGTGACGGTCGCCACGGACGTGGACGCGCGCCCGATCCTGCTGCTCTCCGACCTCGCCGATCATACCCGGAACCTGCAGGCGGACGCCCGGGCGTCTCTGCTGTTCGAGAACGCTTCGGGCCGCGCCAACCCGCAGACCGGCCCGCGGATCACCGTGCTCGGCCGCATCGGCAGGGATGACGATCCGCGCCTCCGCCGGCGATTTCTCGCACGCCATCCGACGGCGGAGCTCTACGCCGGGTTCGCCGACTTCCGCCTGTATGCGATGGCTGTGGAGCGCGCCCACTTCGTCGGCGGCTTCGCGCGGGCGCAGTGGATCGAGGGACGGGATGTGCTGCTGGACGCCGCCGCCTCGGCTGGCATCGCCGCCTGCGAGGCATCCGCCATCGACCATATGAACGCCGATCACGTTGACGTCGTCCGGCTCTATGCCAGCCGGCTCCTCGGGCGCAGCGGCGACGACTGGCGTTTGGCGGCGATCGATCCGGAAGGCTGCGACCTGATGGCCGGGCACCATCATGCCCGCCTAGATTTCGAGAAGCCGGTCGCCGATGCGTCTTCGTTGCGGGCTGCGCTAATGGAGCTTGCGGCAGCAGCGCGGGGCCGCTTGG
- a CDS encoding CBS domain-containing protein: MNGALIRVRDVMTPSIRMIGRMDTVAQAIEAMRDAGVSSLVVERRDPADEYGLVTVAGIARDVIARERPPERINVYEVMTKPVLTVPTDMQTKYAVRLLVTFDLSRALVVDHSRVPVGIVTLRDMVLREAGSTAQQLR; the protein is encoded by the coding sequence ATGAACGGCGCCCTGATCCGCGTCCGCGACGTGATGACGCCGTCCATCCGCATGATCGGGCGCATGGACACGGTCGCCCAAGCCATCGAGGCGATGCGGGACGCCGGGGTCAGCTCCCTCGTGGTGGAGCGCCGCGATCCCGCCGACGAGTACGGCCTCGTCACGGTCGCCGGCATCGCCCGCGACGTGATCGCCCGCGAGCGCCCGCCGGAGCGGATCAACGTCTACGAAGTCATGACCAAGCCGGTGCTCACCGTGCCCACCGACATGCAGACCAAGTACGCGGTGCGTCTGCTCGTCACGTTCGACTTGTCGCGGGCGCTGGTCGTCGATCATTCGCGGGTCCCGGTCGGCATCGTCACGCTGCGCGACATGGTGCTGCGCGAGGCCGGATCGACAGCGCAGCAGCTACGATGA
- a CDS encoding P-II family nitrogen regulator, which produces MNLKLIMALVADEKTEAVLKAARDAGATGATVVTNVRGEGLKKERTFLGLELTGQRDALMFLVAEPKAREILETIAAAAQLDDEPGAGIAFQLAIEDAVGLRTQEPALIKEIEDRI; this is translated from the coding sequence ATGAACCTGAAGCTGATCATGGCGCTGGTTGCGGACGAAAAGACCGAAGCCGTTCTCAAGGCTGCGCGCGACGCCGGCGCCACCGGCGCGACGGTGGTCACCAACGTGCGCGGCGAAGGGCTGAAGAAGGAGCGCACGTTTCTGGGCCTCGAGCTGACCGGCCAGCGTGACGCGCTGATGTTCCTGGTGGCCGAGCCCAAGGCGCGGGAGATCCTGGAGACGATCGCGGCGGCCGCGCAGCTCGACGACGAGCCTGGCGCCGGCATCGCTTTTCAGCTCGCCATCGAGGACGCCGTCGGCCTGCGGACCCAGGAGCCGGCTCTGATCAAGGAAATCGAGGACCGCATATGA
- a CDS encoding DUF1538 domain-containing protein — MELLLQLLATLLATVRDVAPIVAILVFFQFVVLRRRPPNLRRIALGVVYVVLGLALFLVGLDEALFPIGRTMADQLSSDDFVREMASGGPAAWQHYGWVYAFAAAIGFSTTVAEPALIAVSLKAQQVSGGAIRAVPLRMAVACGVAAGVAIGAHRIVVGAPLPYYIIAGYVIVMLQTLTAPKIIIPLAYDSGGVTTSTVTVPVVTALGLGLASTIPGRSTMIDGFGLIAFASLCPIMAVLSYAWTAERLQRRRARRREAAQ; from the coding sequence ATGGAGCTCCTCCTACAATTATTGGCCACGTTGCTGGCGACGGTGCGGGACGTGGCGCCGATCGTGGCGATCCTGGTGTTCTTTCAGTTCGTCGTGCTTCGCCGCCGCCCTCCCAATCTCCGGCGTATCGCCCTCGGCGTCGTTTACGTGGTCCTCGGCCTCGCGCTGTTTCTGGTCGGGCTCGACGAGGCGCTGTTCCCGATCGGCAGAACCATGGCCGATCAACTGTCGTCCGACGACTTCGTGCGCGAGATGGCGTCGGGCGGCCCGGCCGCCTGGCAGCATTACGGCTGGGTTTATGCATTCGCCGCGGCGATCGGCTTTTCGACGACGGTTGCCGAGCCGGCGCTGATTGCGGTGTCTCTCAAGGCGCAGCAGGTATCGGGCGGCGCCATCCGGGCGGTGCCGCTCCGCATGGCGGTCGCGTGCGGGGTGGCGGCGGGCGTCGCCATCGGGGCGCACCGCATTGTCGTCGGCGCGCCGCTGCCGTACTACATCATCGCCGGCTACGTGATCGTCATGCTGCAGACCCTTACCGCACCGAAGATCATCATTCCGCTGGCCTACGATTCCGGCGGCGTAACGACTTCGACCGTCACGGTGCCTGTCGTCACCGCCCTCGGTCTCGGGCTGGCGTCAACCATCCCCGGGCGAAGCACGATGATCGACGGGTTCGGACTGATTGCATTCGCCAGTCTTTGCCCCATTATGGCCGTGCTAAGCTATGCCTGGACGGCGGAACGGCTGCAACGAAGGCGGGCGCGCAGGCGGGAGGCCGCGCAATGA
- a CDS encoding DUF1538 domain-containing protein, which produces MGPYIRRFIRLLASAFRDLLPMAVVIAFFQLVVLRQPFPNLEQVIAGVVFVAMGLTLFVRGLEMGLFPLGEAMADAFARKGSLTALLAFAFALGFGTTIAEPALIAVAGEGADAAADFGAIASSDHAKAAYAMEIRLTVALAVGLALVIGVVRILKGWPIHYLIIGGYVAVVALTALAPDEIIGLAYDSGGVTTSTVTVPLVAALGVGLASSIRGRNPVIDGFGLIAFSSLTPMMLVLAYGIMTHGG; this is translated from the coding sequence ATGGGGCCGTACATCCGCCGCTTCATCCGCCTACTGGCTTCGGCGTTTCGGGATCTCCTGCCGATGGCGGTTGTGATCGCGTTCTTCCAGTTGGTCGTCCTCCGGCAGCCCTTCCCAAATCTGGAGCAGGTGATCGCCGGCGTCGTTTTCGTCGCGATGGGACTGACGCTGTTCGTCCGCGGCCTGGAGATGGGGCTGTTTCCGCTCGGCGAGGCCATGGCCGATGCTTTCGCCCGCAAGGGCAGCTTGACCGCCTTGCTGGCGTTCGCGTTCGCGCTCGGCTTCGGGACCACGATAGCCGAGCCGGCGCTCATCGCCGTGGCGGGTGAAGGAGCGGACGCCGCCGCCGATTTCGGCGCCATTGCGTCCAGCGATCACGCCAAGGCTGCGTACGCCATGGAGATCCGGCTGACCGTGGCGCTCGCAGTGGGTTTGGCACTGGTCATCGGCGTCGTGCGCATCCTCAAGGGATGGCCGATCCACTACCTGATCATCGGCGGCTATGTGGCGGTAGTGGCGCTGACGGCGCTTGCCCCGGACGAGATCATCGGCCTTGCCTACGATTCCGGCGGGGTGACCACGTCGACGGTGACGGTGCCGCTGGTTGCCGCTCTCGGAGTGGGCCTGGCGTCGTCGATCCGCGGACGCAATCCGGTGATCGACGGGTTCGGGCTGATCGCCTTTTCGAGCCTGACACCGATGATGCTCGTCCTCGCCTACGGGATCATGACCCACGGCGGGTGA
- a CDS encoding carbohydrate porin, with translation MDIIGTPWGRPDDNIGIGYAFLDGGNGDLSAAHVAEVYYRFAVTEHLGLTADAQYLNDNIKADTGPSGFILGLRATATF, from the coding sequence ATCGATATCATAGGCACGCCATGGGGACGCCCGGACGACAACATCGGCATCGGCTACGCCTTCCTCGACGGCGGCAACGGGGACCTCAGCGCCGCTCATGTCGCGGAGGTGTACTACCGCTTCGCCGTTACTGAGCACCTGGGCCTGACCGCGGATGCCCAGTACCTGAACGACAACATCAAAGCCGACACCGGCCCCTCCGGCTTCATTCTCGGGCTGCGCGCCACCGCCACGTTCTGA